Proteins encoded by one window of Halobaculum halobium:
- a CDS encoding uracil-DNA glycosylase, which yields MSEQSLDADLCVSDCERCPALAESRSQIVNGTGPTDADLVFVGEAPGANEDEQGEPFVGRSGTVLDDALRDAGLARADVRITNCVRCRPPDNRDPHADELEDCRGYLAEELARVDPELVVTLGKVPSQHLLGRSVAVTNETGEVFDARVGDAAIRLLVCLHPAATLYDRSQADAFEETVRRAAELSGLTDGDASGQSSLGDY from the coding sequence ATGAGCGAGCAGTCGCTGGACGCGGACCTGTGCGTGTCCGACTGCGAGCGCTGTCCGGCGCTCGCGGAGTCGCGATCGCAGATCGTCAACGGGACCGGGCCGACCGACGCGGATCTCGTGTTCGTCGGGGAGGCGCCAGGCGCGAACGAAGACGAGCAGGGCGAGCCGTTCGTCGGCCGCTCGGGGACGGTGCTCGACGACGCGCTGCGTGACGCCGGCCTCGCACGCGCCGACGTTCGGATCACCAACTGCGTGCGCTGCCGACCGCCTGACAACCGCGACCCGCACGCCGACGAGTTGGAGGACTGTCGCGGCTACCTCGCGGAGGAGCTTGCGCGCGTCGACCCCGAACTGGTCGTCACGCTCGGGAAAGTTCCCTCCCAGCACCTGCTCGGCCGGTCGGTCGCCGTAACGAACGAAACCGGAGAGGTGTTCGACGCCCGCGTCGGCGACGCGGCCATCCGGCTGCTTGTGTGTCTGCACCCGGCGGCGACGCTGTACGACCGGAGTCAGGCGGACGCCTTCGAGGAGACGGTCCGGCGAGCCGCAGAGCTGTCCGGGCTCACCGACGGCGACGCGAGCGGGCAGTCGTCGCTCGGCGACTACTGA
- a CDS encoding DUF99 family protein → MTSGTRAVGVAVSADGRSDDDPPARATVAAAVVRTDRVVDGLSFSTCTVGGVDATAAVVDCLRRLDRPDARHVLLAGVAPAWFNVIDCRRVYEATDRPVTAVSFEASDGLAPHLREHFDGEARRRRLAVYDSLPERRPLSLGGDGGGGGDPDESDLWLRAVGVDAVTAERVVAAHTPDGQGRPEPLRVARLAARAGRSYVARRGGAGPSPATESPDDSL, encoded by the coding sequence GTGACCTCCGGAACGCGCGCGGTCGGCGTCGCCGTCTCGGCGGACGGTCGGTCGGACGACGACCCGCCGGCCCGCGCGACGGTCGCGGCCGCGGTCGTCCGCACCGACCGCGTGGTCGACGGGCTGTCGTTTTCGACGTGTACCGTGGGCGGCGTCGACGCGACGGCCGCCGTCGTCGACTGCCTCCGGCGACTCGACCGACCCGACGCGCGACACGTCCTGCTGGCGGGCGTCGCCCCGGCGTGGTTCAACGTGATCGACTGCCGGCGCGTGTACGAGGCCACCGATCGGCCCGTCACCGCCGTCTCGTTCGAGGCGAGCGACGGCCTCGCGCCCCACCTCCGCGAGCACTTCGACGGCGAGGCGCGCAGGCGTCGACTGGCCGTCTACGACTCGCTCCCCGAGCGGCGACCGCTGTCCCTCGGCGGCGACGGGGGCGGCGGAGGTGACCCCGACGAGTCCGACCTGTGGCTCCGAGCCGTCGGCGTCGACGCCGTGACGGCCGAGCGGGTCGTCGCCGCGCACACCCCGGACGGGCAGGGTCGTCCGGAACCGCTTCGGGTGGCGCGGCTCGCGGCGCGCGCCGGCCGGTCCTACGTTGCGCGGCGGGGCGGAGCCGGACCGAGCCCAGCGACGGAGTCGCCGGACGACAGCCTCTAG
- a CDS encoding DUF5786 family protein, translating to MGFGSYDESEQENQTLDSDLDQDTVGAGDGDTDHDGDVEFEFEASNDELLDKLEEIKD from the coding sequence ATGGGCTTCGGAAGTTACGATGAATCCGAACAGGAGAACCAGACGCTCGATTCGGATCTCGATCAGGACACCGTCGGCGCCGGCGACGGCGACACCGACCACGACGGCGACGTCGAGTTCGAGTTCGAAGCCTCGAACGACGAACTCCTCGACAAGCTCGAGGAGATCAAGGACTGA
- a CDS encoding MBL fold metallo-hydrolase, whose translation MDAVNLTAEAEEFTCNAYFVDGAVPTLIDAGTMPGVVDVLAEYTDELDRVVLTHQHHDHVGELDAVLDAFDADLYAHGDHPRRDHALGDGDQVAIGDETAEVVYTPGHAADHVSLVAETALFGGDVVVYNDGAFDDGSFGRTDMAGQSRERLIGSLRDLLDRLPDTVESLYAGHGDAFHADPAGDSVRDVIERALARAERREPKYPEE comes from the coding sequence ATGGACGCGGTCAACCTCACGGCCGAGGCCGAGGAGTTCACCTGCAACGCCTACTTCGTCGACGGCGCGGTGCCGACGCTCATCGACGCGGGGACGATGCCGGGTGTCGTCGACGTGCTGGCCGAGTACACCGACGAACTGGACCGGGTGGTACTCACTCACCAACACCACGATCACGTGGGCGAGTTGGACGCGGTGCTCGACGCGTTCGACGCCGACCTGTACGCGCACGGAGACCACCCACGGCGGGATCACGCGCTCGGGGACGGCGACCAGGTCGCGATCGGCGACGAGACGGCCGAGGTGGTGTACACGCCCGGCCACGCCGCAGACCACGTCTCGCTGGTCGCAGAGACCGCGCTGTTCGGCGGCGACGTGGTCGTGTACAACGACGGCGCGTTCGACGACGGCTCCTTCGGCCGGACGGACATGGCGGGACAGTCGCGAGAACGACTCATCGGGAGCCTCCGGGACCTGCTCGACCGACTTCCGGACACCGTCGAGTCGCTGTACGCGGGCCACGGCGACGCGTTCCACGCCGACCCCGCCGGCGACTCCGTGCGCGACGTGATCGAGCGGGCGCTCGCCCGCGCCGAGCGTCGGGAGCCGAAGTACCCCGAGGAGTGA
- a CDS encoding 50S ribosomal protein L40e, translating into MANFEAAERRTLDKLVCMRCNARNPKRADNCRKCGYGNLRPKAKEPRTA; encoded by the coding sequence ATGGCAAACTTCGAGGCGGCCGAGCGCCGTACGCTCGACAAGCTCGTCTGCATGCGGTGCAACGCTCGCAACCCCAAGCGCGCGGATAACTGTCGCAAGTGCGGCTACGGGAACCTCCGCCCCAAGGCGAAGGAACCGCGCACCGCCTGA
- a CDS encoding thioredoxin family protein — MSVRLKDFYADWCGPCKTQDPILDDLEEDYPDVSFEKVDVEEEQEIANQYQVRSLPTLIVENDDGVVDRFVGVTQREDLEEALAQAGA; from the coding sequence ATGAGCGTCCGACTCAAAGACTTCTACGCGGACTGGTGTGGCCCCTGTAAGACTCAGGACCCGATCCTCGACGATCTCGAGGAGGATTACCCCGACGTGAGCTTCGAGAAGGTCGACGTCGAGGAGGAGCAGGAGATCGCGAACCAGTATCAGGTGCGCTCGCTTCCGACCCTCATCGTCGAGAACGACGACGGCGTCGTCGACCGCTTCGTCGGCGTCACCCAGCGCGAGGACCTCGAGGAGGCGCTCGCGCAGGCCGGCGCGTAA
- a CDS encoding preprotein translocase subunit Sec61beta — protein sequence MSSGQNSGGLMSSAGLVRYFDAEDRNAIRIDPKTVVAFGLLFGILVLILGFAF from the coding sequence ATGAGCAGCGGACAAAACAGCGGCGGCCTGATGTCCAGTGCGGGGCTCGTCCGCTATTTCGACGCGGAGGACCGCAACGCGATCCGGATCGACCCGAAGACCGTCGTCGCCTTCGGGCTCCTCTTCGGCATTCTCGTGTTGATCCTCGGGTTCGCGTTCTGA
- the pdxT gene encoding pyridoxal 5'-phosphate synthase glutaminase subunit PdxT has protein sequence MNAGVIAVQGDVSEHADAVRRAAASHGVEVDVIEIREAGVVPDCDVLLMPGGESTTISRLLSEEGIDEEIRAHVAADKPLLATCAGLIVASSDANDERVATLDVLDVSVDRNAFGRQADSFEAPLSVTGLDDPFPAVFIRAPVIDEVGEGVEVLAEWDGDPVAVKQGSVVATSFHPELTADSRVHDLAFFRQAHAATPVDADAEVDA, from the coding sequence ATGAATGCGGGCGTTATCGCCGTTCAAGGCGACGTCTCCGAGCACGCCGACGCGGTCCGCCGTGCGGCCGCAAGCCACGGCGTCGAGGTGGACGTCATCGAGATCCGTGAGGCCGGGGTCGTGCCCGACTGCGACGTGTTGCTCATGCCAGGCGGGGAGTCGACCACCATCTCGCGACTGCTGTCCGAGGAGGGAATCGACGAGGAGATCCGAGCGCACGTCGCCGCCGACAAACCGTTGCTCGCGACGTGCGCGGGGCTCATCGTCGCCTCCAGCGACGCGAACGACGAGCGCGTGGCGACGCTTGATGTGCTCGACGTGAGCGTCGACCGGAACGCGTTCGGTCGGCAGGCGGACTCCTTCGAGGCTCCGCTTTCGGTCACGGGGCTCGACGATCCGTTCCCGGCGGTGTTCATTCGCGCCCCCGTCATCGACGAGGTGGGTGAAGGCGTCGAGGTGCTCGCCGAGTGGGACGGCGACCCCGTCGCAGTCAAGCAGGGTTCGGTGGTCGCCACGTCGTTCCATCCCGAGTTGACGGCCGACTCACGGGTCCACGATCTGGCGTTCTTCCGACAAGCGCACGCGGCGACCCCGGTGGACGCCGACGCGGAGGTCGACGCGTGA
- the hisE gene encoding phosphoribosyl-ATP diphosphatase → MSDDAAAGDGGEPESETVTDEEVLDALFATIEDRKQRLPEGSYTASLFTHEKGENAVLEKIGEEATEAILAAKDDDTEELTAEAADLVYHLLVLFAQKDLDVADLQAELRDRF, encoded by the coding sequence GTGAGCGACGACGCCGCGGCCGGTGACGGCGGCGAGCCGGAATCGGAGACGGTCACCGACGAGGAGGTGCTCGACGCGCTGTTCGCGACGATCGAGGACCGCAAGCAGCGGCTCCCTGAAGGGTCCTACACCGCCTCGCTGTTTACCCACGAAAAGGGCGAGAACGCGGTGTTGGAGAAGATCGGCGAGGAGGCGACTGAGGCGATTCTCGCGGCGAAAGACGACGACACCGAGGAACTGACAGCAGAGGCGGCCGATCTCGTCTACCACCTACTCGTGTTGTTCGCACAGAAGGATCTCGACGTGGCGGACCTGCAGGCGGAGCTGCGCGACCGCTTCTGA
- the pheA gene encoding prephenate dehydratase, with translation MQAVTLGPAGTYSHRAARAVADDVAFRESVTAIVEAVADGEYDRGVVPVENSIEGSVTESLDALTEADVAVVREIVTPIRHALLAQAETFDVVASHSQALAQCRDYLEREYPDARREAVASTARGVERAREDPTVAGIGHPANAAADDGGVDLRVLAEDIQDQSSNATRFLVVAGDDERTEAGGKTSVVVYPSANYPGLLLELLEAFADRDVNLSRIESRPSGERLGDYLFHIDFEAGLYEERAQAALADVEGLVGDGWIRVLGSYDTEHVVY, from the coding sequence ATGCAGGCAGTCACGCTCGGCCCCGCCGGCACGTACTCTCACCGCGCCGCCCGGGCCGTCGCCGACGACGTCGCCTTCCGAGAGTCGGTCACGGCCATCGTCGAGGCCGTCGCCGACGGCGAGTACGACCGCGGGGTCGTCCCCGTCGAAAACAGCATCGAGGGAAGCGTCACCGAGAGCCTCGACGCGCTCACCGAGGCCGACGTGGCGGTCGTGCGCGAGATCGTCACCCCGATCCGCCACGCGCTGCTGGCGCAAGCGGAGACGTTCGACGTGGTCGCCTCCCACTCCCAGGCGCTGGCACAGTGTCGCGACTACTTGGAGCGCGAATATCCCGACGCTCGGCGGGAGGCCGTCGCCTCGACGGCCCGCGGCGTCGAGCGCGCCCGCGAGGACCCGACGGTCGCCGGCATCGGACACCCCGCGAACGCCGCGGCCGACGACGGCGGCGTCGACCTGCGGGTGCTCGCCGAGGACATTCAAGACCAGTCGTCGAACGCGACGCGGTTCCTTGTCGTCGCCGGCGACGACGAACGGACCGAGGCCGGCGGCAAGACCTCGGTCGTCGTCTACCCCAGCGCGAACTACCCCGGGCTGCTGCTGGAGCTCCTCGAAGCGTTCGCCGACCGAGACGTGAACCTCTCGCGTATCGAATCGCGCCCGAGCGGCGAGCGCCTCGGGGATTACCTGTTCCACATCGACTTCGAGGCCGGCCTCTACGAGGAGCGCGCGCAGGCGGCGCTCGCCGACGTCGAGGGCCTCGTCGGCGACGGCTGGATCCGCGT